Proteins co-encoded in one Candida albicans SC5314 chromosome 3, complete sequence genomic window:
- the PHA2 gene encoding prephenate dehydratase (Putative prephenate dehydratase; Hap43p-repressed gene; expression downregulated in an ssr1 null mutant), producing MTIKVAFLGPEGTYTHQALIQQFGTENVSIYPQQSIGDCFHILNEKKVDYAVVPFENSTNGQVVFTYDLLRDWYFQTSTPPKFRIIAEQFVSIHHNLLTNASKIEDIKTIYSHPQVWTQVNKFLQSLPQQITKIDVGSTSKAAEIVSQDTITTSGSSSAAISSYMSSELYKLPILKEGIEDNQSNTTRFLILGYDSPISPPPAAASNNDDDNSKRNTTIVSSIMFTLNHDDPGALCDVLVKFKEYGITLTSINSRPANLKPWQYVFFVEMIGDIHQEGLVEKIKESCLELVILGVFQRSWRYNNNSNDQ from the exons ATGACAATAAAAGTAGCCTTTCTAGGACCAGAGGGAACATATACCCATCAA GCATTAATCCAACAATTTGGTACAGAAAATGTTTCTATATATCCTCAACAATCTATAGGAGATTGTTTCCATattttaaatgaaaaaaaagttgattaTGCTGTAGTACCATTTGAAAACTCTACTAATGGACAAGTTGTTTTCACTTATGATTTATTACGTGATTGGTATTTTCAAACTtcaacaccaccaaaatTTAGAATAATTGCTGAACAATTTGTATCTATTCAtcataatttattaactaATGCTTCCAAAATTGAAGACATAAAAACTATTTATTCTCATCCTCAAGTATGGACTCaagttaataaatttttacaaaGTTTACCTCAACAAATAACGAAAATTGATGTTGGATCAACTTCAAAAGCAGCAGAAATCGTCAGTCAAGAtaccatcaccaccagtggtagtagtagtgcTGCTATTTCATCGTATATGAGTTCAGAATTGTATAAATTGCCAATATTAAAAGAAGGAATTGAAGATAATCAATCCAATACTACGAGGTTTTTGATACTAGGGTATGATTCTCCaatatcaccaccaccagcagcagcatctaataatgatgacGATAATAGCAAAAGAAACACTACCATAGtatcatcaataatgtTTACTTTAAATCATGACGATCCTGGTGCATTATGTGATGTTTTGGttaaatttaaagaatATGGTATAACATTaacatcaattaattctcGACCAGCAAATTTGAAACCTTGGCAATATGTATTTTTCGTTGAAATGATTGGTGATATTCATCAAGAAGGACTCGtagaaaaaattaaagagtCTTGTTTAGAACTTGTGATACTAGGTGTTTTTCAAAGAAGTTGGAGgtataacaacaacagtaatGATCAATAG